A genome region from Chryseobacterium sp. G0186 includes the following:
- the rsmA gene encoding 16S rRNA (adenine(1518)-N(6)/adenine(1519)-N(6))-dimethyltransferase RsmA has protein sequence MSVKAKKHLGQHFLTDENIARKIVEGLSFENYNNIMEVGPGMGVLTKYLLEKDQNIYLAEIDTESIEYLKNNYSKVTENTFVGDFLKQDFNFIKDEQIAIIGNFPYNISSQILFQIVDHYKLIPEMVGMFQKEVAERTAAVPRTKDYGILTVLIQAYYDVSYMFTVHENVFNPPPKVKSGVIRLTRNPKEGLAGNEVLFKQIVKTGFNQRRKKLSNALKALVIPEALKGHEFLDKRAEELSVSDFIHFANLWKENQ, from the coding sequence TTGAGTGTAAAAGCAAAAAAACATCTTGGCCAGCACTTCCTGACCGATGAAAATATCGCAAGAAAAATAGTAGAAGGTCTTAGTTTTGAGAACTATAATAACATCATGGAAGTAGGTCCCGGAATGGGTGTGCTTACCAAATATCTTCTTGAAAAGGATCAAAACATTTACCTTGCAGAGATTGATACGGAATCCATCGAATATCTAAAAAACAACTATTCTAAGGTTACAGAAAATACTTTTGTAGGAGATTTCCTGAAACAGGATTTTAATTTTATCAAGGATGAGCAGATTGCTATTATCGGGAATTTCCCTTATAATATTTCATCACAGATATTATTTCAGATCGTGGACCATTATAAACTGATCCCGGAAATGGTAGGAATGTTCCAGAAAGAGGTTGCTGAAAGAACGGCTGCGGTACCAAGGACTAAGGATTACGGTATTCTAACGGTTCTTATCCAAGCCTACTACGACGTATCTTATATGTTTACGGTTCATGAGAACGTATTCAACCCACCACCTAAAGTAAAATCCGGTGTTATCCGATTAACAAGAAATCCTAAGGAGGGCTTGGCAGGAAATGAGGTTCTCTTTAAGCAAATTGTAAAGACAGGATTCAACCAGAGAAGAAAAAAACTTTCAAATGCATTGAAAGCCTTGGTTATTCCTGAAGCTTTAAAAGGTCATGAGTTTTTAGACAAAAGAGCGGAAGAACTCAGCGTATCTGATTTCATTCATTTTGCCAATCTTTGGAAAGAAAACCAATAA
- a CDS encoding cell division protein FtsX, which translates to MAKSVDEFNKKRLRSSNITVVISIALVLFLLGLMGLILINAQKYSDYIKEQLVVNAYFDENYDAKDSVKIAKLEEETFKKVQTLAPVKKATYISRSMAAKEAKKSMGIDSDALFEENIFPSSVEIALKPEYVDPAKIDEAIKVIKSVPGIIDVKNDSTLMVDVYNNLSRILKWILGFSLLFLILAVVLINNSIRLKIFSKRFIIKTMQLVGAKRRFILKPFIIEAVVLGAIGSAIGLLALGGVWYYFTSQIGSAFVQDSNQYFWLVILVLGVGIFISVLSTIFATWRFLKSNVDDLYYS; encoded by the coding sequence ATGGCTAAATCTGTAGATGAATTTAATAAGAAAAGGCTTCGGTCCAGCAATATTACAGTAGTGATAAGTATTGCCTTAGTGTTATTTTTGTTGGGATTAATGGGACTTATTTTAATCAATGCCCAGAAATATTCCGACTATATCAAGGAGCAATTGGTGGTGAACGCCTACTTTGATGAAAACTATGACGCTAAAGATTCTGTAAAAATTGCAAAACTTGAGGAAGAAACTTTTAAAAAGGTACAGACGTTAGCTCCTGTAAAAAAAGCAACCTATATTTCAAGAAGCATGGCTGCCAAGGAAGCCAAGAAAAGTATGGGGATTGATAGTGATGCCTTGTTTGAGGAAAATATCTTCCCTTCATCTGTTGAAATTGCTTTAAAACCTGAATATGTAGACCCTGCAAAAATTGATGAGGCCATCAAGGTGATTAAGTCAGTTCCGGGGATCATTGATGTGAAAAATGACAGTACCCTAATGGTGGATGTTTACAACAATCTGAGCAGAATCTTAAAATGGATTTTAGGATTTTCACTGTTATTTTTAATATTGGCTGTTGTTTTGATTAACAATTCCATCCGTCTGAAAATATTCTCAAAAAGATTTATTATTAAAACTATGCAGTTGGTGGGAGCAAAGAGAAGATTTATTCTTAAGCCTTTCATTATTGAAGCTGTTGTTTTAGGAGCTATTGGTTCCGCAATCGGTCTTCTTGCGTTAGGAGGGGTGTGGTATTATTTTACAAGTCAGATCGGGTCTGCCTTTGTACAGGACAGCAATCAGTACTTCTGGTTAGTTATCTTAGTATTGGGAGTAGGAATCTTTATTTCTGTCCTAAGTACTATTTTCGCTACATGGAGATTCTTAAAATCAAACGTTGACGATTTATATTACTCTTAA
- a CDS encoding DUF3098 domain-containing protein, which translates to MSKKTNKFSASNFGNEVEATQENTFYFGKQNFKWMLIGLAFIVVGFLLMMGPDANTVDGKFDPNSWNDDIFSIRRIRIAPLFVVIGFVIEVYAILKRK; encoded by the coding sequence ATGAGCAAAAAAACAAATAAATTTTCCGCTTCAAATTTCGGAAACGAAGTAGAGGCAACACAGGAGAACACATTCTATTTTGGAAAACAGAACTTCAAATGGATGTTAATAGGATTAGCATTTATTGTGGTAGGGTTTCTTCTGATGATGGGACCTGACGCCAATACAGTAGACGGCAAATTTGATCCAAATTCATGGAATGATGATATTTTCTCAATCAGAAGAATCAGAATAGCTCCATTGTTTGTGGTGATAGGTTTTGTAATAGAAGTTTACGCGATCTTAAAAAGAAAATAA
- a CDS encoding undecaprenyl-diphosphate phosphatase, with the protein MDLIKAIIIAIVEGLTEYLPISSTAHMGFTANLMGLEETEFLKMFQVSIQFGAILSVVVAYWKKFFDLNNIQFYFKLAFAVVPALVLGYLFDDKIEAVLGNQIAISSVLVLGGVILLFADKWFKNPKIDDEKGITIRKAITIGFWQCLAMMPGTSRSAASIIGGMTQGLTRKAAAEFSFFLAVPTMLAVTVYSVFVKTWGKETANPQKGYEMIMASQDHIMIFVVGNVVAFIVALIAIKAFIGVLNKYGFKPWGWYRIFVGVALLIYFYFFK; encoded by the coding sequence ATGGATTTAATCAAAGCAATTATCATTGCCATTGTAGAAGGATTAACAGAATATCTTCCTATTTCATCTACCGCACACATGGGATTTACAGCCAATCTTATGGGACTGGAAGAAACTGAATTTTTAAAGATGTTTCAGGTTTCCATTCAGTTTGGGGCAATCTTATCCGTTGTAGTAGCTTATTGGAAAAAGTTTTTTGACTTAAATAATATTCAGTTTTACTTTAAACTGGCCTTTGCAGTAGTTCCTGCATTGGTGTTAGGATATTTATTTGATGATAAAATTGAAGCTGTTCTTGGAAATCAGATTGCAATTTCTTCAGTATTGGTATTGGGAGGTGTTATTTTACTATTTGCCGATAAATGGTTTAAGAATCCTAAAATTGATGATGAAAAAGGAATTACAATAAGAAAAGCTATAACCATTGGGTTTTGGCAATGCCTTGCGATGATGCCGGGGACAAGCCGTAGTGCCGCTTCCATTATTGGAGGGATGACGCAGGGGCTTACCAGAAAGGCAGCTGCAGAATTCTCTTTTTTCCTTGCAGTTCCTACCATGTTAGCCGTTACCGTATACTCTGTTTTCGTTAAAACATGGGGTAAAGAAACGGCCAATCCCCAAAAAGGATACGAAATGATTATGGCTTCACAGGATCACATCATGATCTTTGTAGTAGGAAATGTTGTTGCATTTATTGTAGCCCTTATTGCCATTAAAGCTTTTATTGGTGTACTTAATAAATATGGTTTCAAGCCTTGGGGATGGTACCGTATTTTTGTGGGAGTAGCTTTACTAATCTATTTTTATTTCTTTAAATAA
- the truB gene encoding tRNA pseudouridine(55) synthase TruB, whose protein sequence is MTAEELKSGHIFLLDKPLDWTSFQAVNKMKYKLKREFDLPKKFKIGHAGTLDPRATGLLIVCCGKFTKNIPEIQDAPKEYWTEIKIGVQTESYDTEKPEILHQDISHITEEQVKEALKKFVGEIDQKPPVYSALKIDGERAYNLARAGEEVEMKSRKTTIHYLTDITIDFPLISFTVGCSKGTYIRSLAHDIGQELGVGAYLTQLRRTKIGDYKVEDATDQFLNNDFRFLES, encoded by the coding sequence ATGACTGCTGAAGAACTGAAATCAGGACATATATTTTTATTGGACAAGCCTTTGGACTGGACCTCTTTCCAGGCAGTCAATAAAATGAAATATAAACTTAAAAGGGAATTTGATCTTCCCAAAAAATTCAAAATCGGACATGCCGGAACCCTGGATCCAAGAGCAACAGGGCTTCTGATTGTATGCTGCGGAAAATTCACTAAAAATATTCCTGAAATTCAGGACGCTCCTAAAGAATACTGGACGGAGATTAAAATAGGGGTACAGACAGAATCCTATGATACTGAAAAACCGGAAATTCTTCATCAGGATATCTCACACATCACCGAAGAACAGGTAAAAGAAGCCCTGAAAAAATTTGTAGGTGAAATAGATCAGAAACCACCTGTTTATTCTGCATTAAAGATTGATGGTGAAAGAGCCTATAATCTGGCAAGAGCAGGAGAAGAAGTGGAAATGAAGTCCCGAAAGACTACCATTCACTACCTTACAGATATTACAATAGACTTTCCTCTGATAAGCTTTACTGTAGGCTGTTCAAAGGGAACCTACATCAGAAGTCTGGCTCATGATATTGGGCAGGAACTGGGAGTAGGAGCCTATCTGACTCAATTAAGAAGAACAAAGATTGGAGATTACAAGGTTGAAGATGCTACAGATCAGTTTCTAAACAATGATTTTAGATTTCTGGAATCATGA
- the rluF gene encoding 23S rRNA pseudouridine(2604) synthase RluF yields the protein MEKTRINKYLSEVGYCSRRAADKLLEEGRIKINGVIPELGTKVSDEDLVEVDGKPIREPQEKPVYIVLNKPVGIVCTTDTKREKNNIVDYINYPKRIFPIGRLDKPSEGLILLTNDGDIVNKILRARNNHEKEYIVRVDKPITPKFLDKMRNGVPILDTVTKKCEVEKIDEMNFRIILTQGLNRQIRRMCEFLGYEVKKLKRIRIMNIKLDLPVGKWRDLTDEELNTLNLLLIDSDKTVD from the coding sequence ATGGAAAAGACACGTATTAATAAATATTTATCAGAAGTAGGGTACTGTTCAAGAAGAGCAGCAGATAAGCTGTTGGAAGAGGGCAGAATAAAAATTAATGGTGTAATTCCTGAACTCGGAACCAAGGTTTCTGATGAAGATTTGGTAGAAGTAGACGGAAAGCCTATCAGAGAGCCTCAGGAAAAACCGGTTTATATTGTACTCAATAAGCCTGTAGGAATTGTTTGTACCACAGATACTAAACGCGAAAAGAATAATATTGTAGACTACATCAACTATCCAAAAAGAATTTTCCCTATTGGAAGGTTGGATAAACCCAGTGAAGGGCTTATTCTTTTAACCAATGATGGGGACATCGTAAATAAAATTCTACGTGCAAGAAATAATCACGAAAAAGAATATATTGTCCGTGTAGATAAACCAATCACTCCCAAGTTTTTGGATAAAATGAGAAATGGAGTTCCAATTCTTGACACGGTGACCAAAAAATGTGAGGTAGAGAAGATTGATGAAATGAACTTCAGAATTATTCTTACCCAAGGTCTGAACAGACAGATCCGAAGAATGTGTGAATTTCTCGGATATGAAGTAAAAAAACTGAAGAGAATCCGTATCATGAACATTAAACTTGATTTGCCAGTCGGTAAATGGAGAGATCTTACAGATGAAGAACTGAATACTCTCAACTTATTACTGATAGATTCTGATAAAACAGTCGACTAA
- a CDS encoding helix-hairpin-helix domain-containing protein: MMRKNYYQKLACMVTLLTVLLTFQRYTSRNKDLFPEIKFIANTSIAANLSDFDPNVLNKEQWKRIGFSEKQVSTILKYKDIVGGTFTSKEQLKKCYAISEEKFRELEPFLLLPNTSERNNSESSSHFVKKEISVSGKFNPDLLSPKDWTKMGFSERQAEAILKYKSYLGGSFISKEKFKECFIISPENYNILESHLLLPSKTPENFKTFSSKAKVHYHSFDPNTTSIEGWIALGFSEKQAHTIVNYRDRNLYGSFKNLEDIQKCFVISADKFQEMKSYIKLNPESIKKEERKQEKTDFSKTDLNTITFKQLIEFGLDEKSAGSMIGFRKKLRGFVNKQQILDTYNIDKELVQKLISIAPLDASTVPKYTLTEAPEEWLKDHPYFKYSADKIIFYRITYPDDKKIWKFLKLKPEYEERMRLYVK, encoded by the coding sequence ATGATGAGAAAAAACTATTACCAAAAACTGGCATGTATGGTCACTTTACTGACCGTTCTATTAACTTTCCAAAGATATACCAGCAGGAATAAAGACTTATTTCCTGAGATTAAATTCATTGCAAATACTTCAATAGCTGCCAACTTATCAGATTTTGATCCCAATGTTCTCAATAAGGAACAATGGAAAAGAATTGGATTTTCTGAAAAGCAGGTCAGCACTATTCTTAAATATAAGGATATTGTGGGAGGTACATTTACCTCAAAGGAGCAGTTGAAAAAATGCTATGCTATTTCAGAGGAAAAATTCAGGGAGCTGGAGCCTTTCCTACTACTTCCTAATACAAGTGAAAGAAACAATTCTGAATCTTCTAGCCACTTTGTAAAGAAAGAAATTTCCGTTTCCGGAAAGTTTAATCCTGACTTGCTTTCTCCTAAGGATTGGACCAAAATGGGATTCAGTGAACGACAGGCAGAAGCTATTCTGAAATATAAAAGTTATCTTGGGGGAAGCTTTATCAGTAAAGAGAAATTTAAAGAATGTTTCATTATTTCTCCGGAAAATTACAACATACTGGAATCTCATTTACTACTCCCATCAAAAACCCCTGAAAATTTTAAAACCTTTAGTTCAAAGGCAAAAGTACATTATCACTCTTTTGATCCAAACACAACAAGTATTGAGGGTTGGATTGCTCTTGGATTTTCGGAGAAACAGGCTCATACTATTGTTAATTACCGTGACCGAAATTTGTATGGCAGCTTTAAAAACTTGGAAGACATTCAAAAATGCTTCGTCATTTCTGCGGATAAATTCCAGGAAATGAAGTCCTATATTAAGCTTAATCCCGAATCTATAAAAAAAGAGGAAAGAAAACAGGAGAAAACGGATTTTTCAAAAACAGATCTTAATACCATTACCTTTAAGCAGCTTATAGAATTTGGCTTGGATGAGAAAAGTGCCGGTTCCATGATTGGTTTTAGAAAAAAACTGAGAGGATTTGTGAACAAGCAACAGATTTTAGATACTTATAATATTGATAAAGAACTGGTTCAAAAATTAATTTCCATTGCACCACTGGATGCTTCAACAGTTCCCAAATATACCTTAACTGAAGCTCCCGAGGAATGGCTAAAAGATCATCCTTATTTTAAGTATTCTGCTGATAAAATTATATTCTATCGAATTACCTATCCTGATGATAAAAAGATATGGAAGTTTTTAAAATTGAAACCGGAGTACGAGGAAAGGATGAGATTATATGTAAAATAA
- a CDS encoding MerR family transcriptional regulator, with protein MKINLPDKLYYSIGEVAKAFDVNTSLIRYWEQEFPIIKPKKNRKGNRYFTPEDIKNLQMIYHLVKEKGYTLDGARIALTTNSKISETITLIDRLEFVKAELLKLKESLGERDSE; from the coding sequence ATGAAAATAAATTTACCTGATAAACTGTATTATTCTATAGGAGAAGTAGCCAAGGCATTCGATGTAAACACTTCATTAATACGGTATTGGGAACAGGAATTTCCAATCATCAAACCTAAAAAAAACAGAAAAGGAAACCGATACTTCACGCCTGAAGACATCAAGAACCTGCAAATGATCTACCATTTGGTAAAGGAAAAAGGCTATACTCTTGATGGGGCACGTATTGCTTTAACCACCAACAGTAAAATCTCTGAAACAATTACCCTTATTGACCGACTTGAATTTGTAAAAGCCGAGCTGCTAAAATTAAAAGAGTCTTTAGGAGAAAGAGATTCTGAATAA
- a CDS encoding reprolysin-like metallopeptidase has translation MKHYFFILTLMIPFLGFSQWTRTELRSQKVKKSQEKLEFSGLYSLNTDHLKQALKNAPARFSNNKGVVITLPTANGKLEKFQVWEFSNMAPELQAKFPDIKSYVGTALEDPTVYLRFSLSPVGFSSMLTRSGISEFIEPYTEDRSVYAVFDSNARRGLDKEPFECSAEEALEKNAIEGNNAANRRTAGFNIFRMALSCTGEYAQYHLTVAGTPATATDAQKKAVILAAMNASLTRMNGVFEKDLSLHFNLIANNEAIIFLDPNTDPYTSFSNNSARTVISANIPATDYDMGHLLDKRNANGVANVGVICNDTYKAGGYTSCNFPEGDTFDIDYVAHEMGHQLGAGHTYTSHTGQANQRVEPASGTTIMAYTGIIGGNLDVQFNSNDYYHINSVNQIKSVISQITCGVNTAFTNPAPTITLGGNYIIPKSTPFVLKGTSTDLNTASYTYTIEQTDQAADAEMSTNSYAFPTKPTGPTFRSKTPVATPARYFPELNTVLAGVLTTHWESSSSVGRELNFNMSVRDNNPLQPQTGQAVSVVTVNAAAGPFQTTAPTFGQSLTSGATFNVTWDVAGSNSAPINTENVNIKLSKDGGQTFTTLVASTPNDGNEQITVPAGSTSTNAFIMIEAVGNVYYTVSPSFVIDYNVTGENCTTYTYDGSPVAITDGPGGGNITAPKVNAPMMINNNGTITRIKVTPSITHQNVRHLSIGIESPVGSSALIWNRTCNNNSGITASFSDAGAAVVCASPVQGDAKSYESLAIFKGHKAQGQWKLFAADNNPGSTGSITGWSLEVCTQETQNLGAKEVSSPLADDIKIYPNPSDGKFFIKSQNIKGELKVMMFDSSGRLIYSSAYQSEGNNTKEFNVNAPKGVYIISINSSKGIYNSKLVIK, from the coding sequence ATGAAACATTATTTCTTTATTTTAACACTGATGATCCCGTTTTTAGGGTTTTCACAGTGGACAAGAACCGAGCTTAGGTCTCAAAAAGTTAAAAAATCACAAGAAAAATTAGAGTTTTCGGGGCTTTACTCACTGAATACAGATCATCTCAAGCAAGCTTTAAAAAATGCACCAGCCCGTTTTTCAAATAATAAAGGAGTGGTTATCACACTTCCTACTGCGAATGGAAAATTGGAGAAATTTCAGGTTTGGGAGTTTTCCAATATGGCTCCGGAACTGCAGGCCAAGTTCCCTGATATTAAATCCTATGTAGGAACAGCATTAGAAGATCCTACAGTATACTTGAGATTTAGTTTATCTCCGGTTGGGTTTTCTTCTATGCTAACCCGTTCAGGTATTTCAGAATTTATAGAACCTTACACAGAGGATAGATCTGTGTATGCTGTTTTTGATTCCAATGCAAGACGAGGACTTGATAAAGAACCTTTTGAATGCTCTGCAGAAGAGGCTTTGGAAAAAAACGCCATTGAAGGAAATAATGCTGCCAATAGAAGAACAGCTGGTTTTAATATTTTCAGAATGGCATTGTCTTGTACAGGAGAATATGCGCAATATCATCTGACTGTTGCCGGAACTCCTGCAACGGCAACAGATGCTCAAAAGAAAGCGGTAATATTAGCTGCCATGAATGCCAGTTTAACCAGAATGAATGGTGTTTTTGAGAAAGACTTGTCATTACACTTTAATCTGATTGCCAATAATGAAGCGATTATATTTTTAGACCCCAATACAGATCCCTATACTTCATTTAGCAATAATTCAGCAAGAACTGTTATCTCTGCCAATATCCCTGCTACAGATTATGATATGGGACATTTGTTGGATAAAAGAAATGCCAATGGTGTTGCCAATGTAGGCGTTATATGTAATGATACTTATAAAGCTGGCGGGTATACTTCATGTAACTTTCCGGAGGGGGATACTTTTGATATAGACTATGTTGCCCATGAAATGGGACATCAATTGGGAGCCGGCCATACTTACACGTCTCATACTGGACAGGCCAACCAAAGGGTAGAACCTGCCAGTGGTACCACTATCATGGCTTATACAGGAATCATAGGAGGAAACCTGGATGTTCAGTTTAATTCTAATGATTATTACCATATCAACAGTGTGAATCAAATTAAAAGTGTAATAAGTCAGATTACATGCGGAGTAAACACGGCGTTTACAAATCCTGCTCCTACAATAACGCTTGGTGGAAATTATATTATTCCAAAATCAACACCATTTGTATTGAAAGGTACCTCTACAGATCTTAATACGGCATCATATACCTATACCATAGAACAGACCGATCAGGCAGCAGATGCCGAAATGAGTACAAACTCTTATGCTTTTCCAACAAAACCAACAGGGCCAACTTTCAGATCAAAAACACCAGTTGCTACTCCTGCAAGGTATTTCCCTGAATTGAATACGGTATTAGCAGGAGTGCTAACCACCCATTGGGAATCCAGTTCCAGTGTAGGACGAGAGCTTAACTTTAATATGTCTGTCAGAGATAATAATCCTCTACAGCCACAGACGGGACAAGCAGTATCTGTAGTAACAGTGAATGCAGCAGCAGGTCCTTTTCAAACAACAGCTCCTACATTTGGACAATCATTAACCTCTGGAGCGACATTTAATGTAACCTGGGATGTTGCTGGATCTAACAGTGCACCTATTAATACTGAAAACGTCAATATAAAACTCTCTAAAGACGGAGGTCAGACATTTACCACTCTTGTTGCCAGTACACCTAATGATGGCAATGAGCAGATCACTGTACCGGCAGGTTCTACTTCCACCAATGCTTTTATAATGATTGAGGCGGTAGGGAATGTTTATTATACGGTGAGTCCTAGTTTTGTTATTGATTATAATGTAACCGGAGAAAATTGTACAACGTATACCTACGATGGGAGCCCGGTAGCCATTACCGATGGACCCGGTGGAGGAAATATTACAGCTCCTAAAGTAAATGCTCCTATGATGATAAACAATAACGGAACGATTACCAGAATTAAGGTAACCCCGTCTATTACTCATCAAAATGTAAGACATCTGTCAATTGGGATAGAAAGTCCTGTAGGAAGTTCTGCCCTTATTTGGAACCGTACCTGTAATAATAATTCAGGAATTACGGCTTCCTTTAGCGATGCCGGAGCTGCTGTTGTATGTGCGTCGCCAGTTCAGGGAGATGCTAAATCTTATGAATCCTTGGCTATTTTCAAAGGACACAAAGCTCAGGGACAATGGAAATTATTTGCAGCAGATAATAATCCGGGAAGCACAGGAAGCATTACCGGATGGTCTCTTGAAGTATGTACTCAGGAAACGCAAAACTTAGGAGCGAAAGAAGTTTCTTCACCTTTAGCTGATGATATTAAAATTTATCCTAACCCAAGTGATGGTAAATTCTTCATTAAGTCTCAAAATATAAAAGGAGAGCTTAAAGTAATGATGTTTGACTCAAGCGGAAGACTGATCTATTCTTCTGCGTATCAAAGTGAGGGTAACAATACCAAGGAATTTAATGTAAATGCACCTAAAGGAGTGTATATAATCAGCATCAACTCTTCAAAAGGAATCTATAACAGTAAACTGGTTATAAAATAA